ACGTACATTGAAGAGTATTTAGGTAAAGATCTTAAATCTGACGCTCGAATGAAACACCTTCCTATCATGATTTATGCCCTTGGATTAGGTCTGGGAATAATGTGGACGATGGACAACCAATTTTATGACATAGAGGAAATGGAAACGAGCATAAAAGATTTAATTTTTAGTTATGTAAACCTAGAAAAAGGCAGGTAATGACAATGAAGGTCCTTGTCGAAAAGAAAGGAAAAGTATGCACGATTATAATTAATCGGCCAGAAGTAAGGAATGCGGTTGATCGGGAAACGGCACGGCTGCTCGCAGATGCCTTTCGAGATTTTGAAAGTGATCCCGATATGCATACCGCTGTATTGTATGGGAATGGTGGCGCTTTCTGTGCCGGTGCAGATTTGGAAGCGCTCTCAATGAATGCGGGTAATCGAATGGAAATGGACATGTCCAAAGATGGGCCGATGGGTCCTAGCAGAATGCATTTATCAAAGCCCGTTATCGCAGCGGTGTCAGGCTATGCGGTTGCGGGAGGATTGGAGCTTGCCATTTGGTGTGACTTAAGGGTAATGGAAGAGAATGCGATGTTTGGGGTGTTTTGCCGCCGCTTCGGCGTTCCTCTCGTTGACGGAGGAACGCAAAGGTTGCCTCGCTTGATTGGGATGAGCCGTGCGTTAGATCTCATTTTAACCGGCCGCCCTGTTGATGCCGAGGAAGCCTTGGCAATAGGTCTCGCTAACCGGGTTGTAAAAACTGGCACAGCAAGAGAAGAAGCTGAGAAGCTTGCCGCACAAATTGCAGAATTTCCGCAAATTTGTATGAGAAGCGACCGTGAGGCTGTTTACCGAGGATTTGATCAAGATTTTGACAAAGGGATGCAGCTCGAATTTTTGTTAGGCATGAATGTCGTGAACAGCGGGGAAACCGTGGAAGGTGCGACCCGCTTTGCCAAAGGGGAAGGAAGGCATGGAAAATTTAATTAATTTTGGGAGGGATTATAAGTGAATGCAATTGAATTAATTAAACGTGGCGCCATTTATTATCCAAATCATACAGGAGTTATTTATGAAGGAAAAAAATTAACTTTTGAGCAAGTTTATAAAAACAGCAACCGTCTGGCGAATGCACTGTTGCAGCTCGGTTTGCAAAAAGGGGATCGAGTCGCATTTTTGTTGGCAAACTCATTGCAAAGCGTAGAAATTGACTTTGCTCTTTTACTTACTGGGCTTGTCAGGGTACCATTGAATACAAGACTTTCTGAAAATGAGCACAGCCATATGATTAAGGAAACGGATGCAAAAGCGCTTCTTTTTACTGAGGAGTTTAATGAACGGGCGAATGCATTGAAGCAAAGCTGTGAAGGGCTTCGCTACTTTTGCCAAATCAATGGAACAGCAAGAGAATCATGGATGATAAACATGCCTGAATATGTGCTAGGAATGTCTGAAGATGAACCGGCAGTGAAAATCAATGAAAGTGATCTTGCAACAATTCAATATACATCTGGAACGACAGGAACATTGAAAGCTGCTGTCCATACTCAAGAAACTTGGACAGCAATATGTAACAATATTTTAACTTCGTTGGATATTCAAGAAGGGGATATTATGCTTCATGCCGCCCCGTTAACACACGCATCTGGAACTTTAGTTCTTCCTCACTGGGTTTCAGGAGCGGCAAATTCGATTTTATCCGGCTTTAATCCAAAAGAATATCTTGAGGTGATTCATAATGAGAAACCGACGACATTAAACCTTGTTCCGACAATGATCGTGATGCTTTTATCACAGCCGGATGTCGAGCAATATTCCTTTGAATCAGTAAGAAACATCATCTATGGTGCTTCACCAATGCCAAGAGAAGCGTTAAGGCGTGGTCTCAAGCTATGGGGACCAAAGTTTGTTCAATATTATGGCCAAACGGAAGCTCCGCTCATTCTATCGATTTTAAATAAACAGGATCATCTCGGGGAAGGTCCTGAAGCAGAAGAGAGACTGTTATCATGCGGACGGCCAGTTCCTACTGCATCTGTCAAAATTGTAGACGAGAACGATCAGGAAGTTCCAACAAGAACGATTGGAGAAATTGCTGTAAAATCGACTCAAATGATGGTTGGCTACTGGAAAGAACCTGAGTTAACAAGGGAAACAATCAAAGATGGATGGATTTACACGCGGGATATGGGCTATCTGGATGAACGTGGTTATTTATTTCTAGTCGACAGAAAATCAGACATGATTATTACTGGTGGTTTTAATGTTTATCCGCGTGAAGTGGAAGAGGTGCTTTATCAGCATCCGGCTGTGGTGGAAGCTGCGGTTATTGGCGTTCCTGATGAGAAATGGGTTGAAGCGATTAAGGCTTTCGTTGTTATTCGTTCAGGCCAAACTGTGAGCGAAGAAAAAATTATTCAATTTTGTAAAGAAAGACTTGCATCGTATAAAAAGCCTTCATCAGTTGAATTTATTGAAGAACTTCCAAAAAGTGCAGTTGGAAAAGTGGTTCGCCGTGTTCTAAGGGAACCTTATTGGGAAAGGAAAATTTAAAAAAGTGAGGAAGGGTGTCCAATGAATCAACAATCTACCATTTATTCAAACAATATTGTAAGCAGTATAAAGATGAACTCCGTTAAATTTGCTGAAAGGAAAGCGCTCATTTGCGGGGACCAGTCTGTTAGCTGGGCAGAGATGTGGAGCAGAACAAATCAGTTAGGCCAGGCACTATGCTCCCTAGGCGTACAAAAAGGCGATCGAGTTGCCCTCATTTTAAATAACTGCATCGAGTTTTCTGAATCATTTGTAATGTGTGCGAAATTTGGCTTTATAGTTACTCCGATGAATCGAAATCTTAAAGCGAAAGAACTGGCATATCATTTGCAAGACAGCGGAGCTAAAGTTGTGATTACAAATCCAGAGTATGCAGCAGCATTGCAATCTGTAAGAAATGAATTGCCATCGTTAGAACAGATGGTGGTTACCGGGACAGCTGCTGGGCAAGGTGATCATGCATATGAACAATTAATAAATGAGGGAGCAGACAAAGATCCCGATGTAGAGATTTCACCTGATGATATTCAAATGATTCTCTACACTTCAGGAACGACAGGCCGACCGAAAGGCGGTATTCGCGGCTACAAAGAAAACTACCATACAGGAGTCGGCGTTTGTATCGAATGGAAGATCCGTTCGGGAGATGTGCAATTAGCGATCACCCCTCTCTATCATGCAGCCCCAATCGCATGGTTTATTGCGACGATGATAACAGGCGGAACTTATGTCATATTGCCGCAGTTTAATCCAGAGGCTGTCTTTGTGGAAATTGAAAAACATAAAGTAAATTGGCTGATGGCGGTGCCTGTCATGTTTGATCATTTAATTGCTTTTTCTGAAAAAAAGCTGGCAGGCTATGATTTAAGCTCTCTTAGAACATTGATATCAGGGGGAGCACCTCTCCATACAAGAACAAAGGTTGGCATCAAGCGA
This window of the Pueribacillus theae genome carries:
- a CDS encoding class I adenylate-forming enzyme family protein yields the protein MNQQSTIYSNNIVSSIKMNSVKFAERKALICGDQSVSWAEMWSRTNQLGQALCSLGVQKGDRVALILNNCIEFSESFVMCAKFGFIVTPMNRNLKAKELAYHLQDSGAKVVITNPEYAAALQSVRNELPSLEQMVVTGTAAGQGDHAYEQLINEGADKDPDVEISPDDIQMILYTSGTTGRPKGGIRGYKENYHTGVGVCIEWKIRSGDVQLAITPLYHAAPIAWFIATMITGGTYVILPQFNPEAVFVEIEKHKVNWLMAVPVMFDHLIAFSEKKLAGYDLSSLRTLISGGAPLHTRTKVGIKRAFSDSELYEFYGSTELGVSTSLRDEDQLRKERCVGLPMPDVELSIRNDEGDEVQQGEIGLLYSRGLSGFRGYWNAPEKTEEAFLEGGWATVGDMARQDDEGYYYIVDRKKDMIITGGVNVYPVEIEEIIHEMEEVQDVAVIGVPDPKWGEAVKAIIVLHPNETIDENDVIVFCKKRLASFKVPKSVDFVSSIPRTQSGKILKGELRKAYWSDSDFQIS
- a CDS encoding crotonase/enoyl-CoA hydratase family protein — encoded protein: MTMKVLVEKKGKVCTIIINRPEVRNAVDRETARLLADAFRDFESDPDMHTAVLYGNGGAFCAGADLEALSMNAGNRMEMDMSKDGPMGPSRMHLSKPVIAAVSGYAVAGGLELAIWCDLRVMEENAMFGVFCRRFGVPLVDGGTQRLPRLIGMSRALDLILTGRPVDAEEALAIGLANRVVKTGTAREEAEKLAAQIAEFPQICMRSDREAVYRGFDQDFDKGMQLEFLLGMNVVNSGETVEGATRFAKGEGRHGKFN
- a CDS encoding class I adenylate-forming enzyme family protein; the encoded protein is MNAIELIKRGAIYYPNHTGVIYEGKKLTFEQVYKNSNRLANALLQLGLQKGDRVAFLLANSLQSVEIDFALLLTGLVRVPLNTRLSENEHSHMIKETDAKALLFTEEFNERANALKQSCEGLRYFCQINGTARESWMINMPEYVLGMSEDEPAVKINESDLATIQYTSGTTGTLKAAVHTQETWTAICNNILTSLDIQEGDIMLHAAPLTHASGTLVLPHWVSGAANSILSGFNPKEYLEVIHNEKPTTLNLVPTMIVMLLSQPDVEQYSFESVRNIIYGASPMPREALRRGLKLWGPKFVQYYGQTEAPLILSILNKQDHLGEGPEAEERLLSCGRPVPTASVKIVDENDQEVPTRTIGEIAVKSTQMMVGYWKEPELTRETIKDGWIYTRDMGYLDERGYLFLVDRKSDMIITGGFNVYPREVEEVLYQHPAVVEAAVIGVPDEKWVEAIKAFVVIRSGQTVSEEKIIQFCKERLASYKKPSSVEFIEELPKSAVGKVVRRVLREPYWERKI